The following coding sequences lie in one Lelliottia jeotgali genomic window:
- a CDS encoding GCN5-related N-acetyltransferase: MTSSLHIHSLSREAILSHIDSLADILENCVSGGASVSFMLPFTPEKARQFWLGVAESVGRQERTVLACSDEREAFLGTVQLITDQPENQPHRADVAKLLVHEKARRRGVAMALMDALESVAQNQGKSVLVLDTATGSGAETFYQRAGWQKVGEIPRYALMPDGEMTATSVFYKFL, from the coding sequence ATGACCTCCTCGCTGCATATTCACTCTCTTTCTCGGGAAGCGATCCTTTCCCATATCGATTCGCTGGCTGATATCCTCGAAAACTGCGTCAGCGGTGGGGCATCGGTGAGCTTTATGCTGCCTTTTACCCCTGAGAAAGCGCGCCAGTTCTGGCTGGGCGTGGCCGAAAGCGTGGGGCGGCAGGAGCGCACCGTGCTGGCGTGCAGTGACGAGCGTGAGGCGTTTTTAGGCACAGTCCAGCTCATCACCGATCAACCTGAAAACCAGCCGCACCGCGCGGATGTTGCCAAACTGTTGGTACATGAAAAAGCCCGTCGTCGCGGTGTGGCGATGGCATTGATGGACGCACTGGAATCGGTCGCGCAAAATCAGGGAAAATCCGTTCTGGTATTGGATACCGCAACCGGCAGCGGCGCGGAAACATTCTATCAGCGTGCTGGCTGGCAAAAGGTAGGAGAGATCCCGCGCTATGCGCTGATGCCGGACGGTGAAATGACGGCGACCTCAGTGTTTTATAAGTTTTTATAA